The following are encoded in a window of Ricinus communis isolate WT05 ecotype wild-type chromosome 4, ASM1957865v1, whole genome shotgun sequence genomic DNA:
- the LOC8259952 gene encoding uncharacterized protein LOC8259952 isoform X1, with translation MSSRRELLDRWRGIEEEEERNDDDNPLKLRRLHQRKEQWFAHTFTYLISLPEENHIWCGSWDLMGPLLETFYNYFKDDRPDSPLRLLWKRISQEMRHCIQCISQHHQAQELYAMEYEFSSIGPLLDVLRTLDEERLTQHLREINATLNKNEYDPLRDNAQVVSLMYEVLMFPILLDDQSLFTEFELFIEAVDEMHELALAGYQHFPGVYALLFFNRRVRTVGRRLARSMEKLRRAADMEPLQPLLNKIIGFLETEALPSVSRTLRPRAQLERLSIWLGITSLLEFLEPPAFEEGILERYPIFFDIVLNHVGGDSAEFSHAVSCLKELFRILGCKLWLRSTLSPSVMRNTLMGQCFHTRNEKIHKDIFDLFPPFLQSLEALQDGEHEKQRRHFLYFLLHQVPVSSNFNVLTRKLACKIALLIIHRGYKMNPPCPPVECAHMWGPSLVSSLKDSSLHNSLRQPAFDLVQTVIVSDAAALVTALLNNPARLDVDTHLSVELNDGNDDGLPFSSDVEEKDESCWREFSAQSKITSQEYKGWMCIPMLWIDVLVDIDPSILPVSFSKAVFWSRTHLTMIEPESNADMVLAVRPWLSSSATEISTSFGWKVPTGFDDGGGGKESKNSLRVSMMHLPLIRTFNRLTAHFLVQMGQGELRKQWTWEPGMAESLILSLFDPNDSVRQVGKCLLEQVSNTRGLACGLEFLCSSGSSLSATYSGLRHALKVVQLDSVISKYQILQHFYFILRKLLKEGDSPNPDLSGTPNIRKYSCEGGFLAQPVFSSLPINIDGSPSNVDFKLQENFRCLLSAAAWPAIRKCLVEGKGFIDYRLCQMTCVRVLEILPVVYERLCPSIRKRSRDSGKTVENLWDFIWLHDLIDWGRSSLKVVVVYWKRTVTSLLSLLKESWSNTSSLAFKAIENLISCDNVNVDQLMEQVSHLRVSLSKEVSYDSEMAKLETTALLPEDLPSLRRYSDSDALVVPLDYTNIETLDSASVPDRREKSSIIVVSDDEVDEQILHAKVIQPINDSRHGQLDNQTVAPAAEESTLVMDTTKDRVSISKASRGLWNSFEQKDVLDRSGLTSQKQDSHKLSSKPPISFKSIGEDYNRNKVESKGNVNDAFSSQCKITSKNSDDAPVSAKSMNQSRHNLVSETRDSILKKIVRDANDDLSESALKSVRQQPSLLAKLSACGPKRQLIQLKTPFENRCGTLQRMGAVFKRFKPPKLDDWYRPILEINYFEAVGLASASEDEDRTVGRLKEVPVCFQSPEQYVEIFQPLVLEEFKAQLHSSFLEMSSWEDMYYGNLSVLSVERVDDFHLVRFVHDDNVSALSKIFSENDLVLLTKEAPQSNSHDVHMVGKVERRERDNKRRASMLLIRFYFLNGSSRLNQARKQLLERSKWHASRIMSITPQLREFQVLSSIKDIPILSAILKPVKDSPGYNKSRELALGRLSQPLQQALEASFNDSQLEAISVAIGLPNSKKDFELSLIQGPPGTGKTRTIVAIVSGLLGSLHGTNDAKHSLNGRPNNSSCSMNTRPKVSQSVALARAWQDAALARQLNEDVGRNEESPAGYLKRRVLICAQSNAAVDELVSRISSGGLYGSDGKMYKPYIVRVGNAKTVHQNSMPFFIDTLVDHRLAEERNLSDAKNDSSLVSSTALRSNLEKLVDRIRYYEAKRANLQNSDLKNSLDDEMLKGDDRKEMSDAELEVKLRKLYEQKKQIFKDLSTAQAQEKKTNEEIKNMKHKLRKSILKEAEIVVTTLSGSGGDLYGVCSESMSSYKFGNPSERTLFDAVIIDEAAQALEPATLIPLQLLKSNGTKCIMVGDPKQLPATVLSNVASKFLYECSMFERLQRAGHPVTMLTKQYRMHPDICQFPSLHFYDGKLLNGENMSSKLVPFHETEGLGPYAFYDVIDGQELRGKNSAAFSLYNEREADAAVELLRFFKKRHPSEFEGGKIGIITPYKCQLSLLRSRLSSAFGSSVIADMEFNTVDGFQGREVDILILSSVRAGEAYTHVNGVNSSSIGFVADVRRMNVALTRAKLSLWIFGNARTLQANHNWAALIKDAKQRNLVISVKRPYKFLTTAPRDHSAPEKSDNHSRQAKNFGNFREPSKQHRSSKHIGSVGTVTEDDVSANKDSVCSSKKRGRDDHGILPVDDSGENRILKNVKSPISREYLKDGGSKCSHRSKKKLDSENPHVSKRTDKCMNSKSKLCEQETSNNLKKFKSNVVKGPNKSFKHDSNLETSTSPAEDSVKRMGANDGRAPDQIGASEDLITKRKQQREAVDAILYSSLISSKKSEQSKKPVPTKRLLPPSSVNSCIKPAKSRKGPSVP, from the exons ATGTCGTCAAGGAGAGAGCTATTAGATAGATGGAGAGGcattgaagaagaagaggaacgAAACGACGATGACAATCCCCTCAAACTGCGCCGTCTTCATCAGCGCAAAGAACAAtg GTTTGCACATACGTTTACTTATTTGATTAGCTTGCCAGAAGAAAACCATATATGGTGCGGGTCTTGGGATTTAATGGGGCCTCTTTTGGAAACATTCTACAATTATTTCAAAGACGATCGCCCTGATTCTCCTCTCCGGCTCTTGTGGAAGAGGATTTCTCAGGAAATGCGACATTGCATCCAATGCATATCTCAGCACCACCAGGCCCAAGAATTGTACGCCATGGAGTATGAGTTCAGTTCCATTGGTCCTCTTCTCGATGTGCTGCGAACTCTTGATGAGGAAAGGTTGACTCAGCACTTGCGGGAGATCAATGCTACACTAAACAAGAATGAGTACGATCCCCTTCGGGATAATGCTCAAGTTGTTAGTCTTATGTATGAG GTCTTGATGTTTCCTATCCTGCTGGATGATCAGTCGTTGTTTACTGAATTTGAATTATTCATTGAAGCAGTCGATGAAATGCACGAGTTGGCTTTGGCTGGATATCAACACTTTCCG GGTGTTTATGCGTTGCTCTTTTTCAATAGAAGAGTACGAACTGTTGGTCGACGGTTAGCTCGATCTATGGAAAAATTGAG GAGAGCAGCAGATATGGAACCTTTGCAGCCTTTGCTGAAcaaaattattgggtttttAGAGACAGAAGCACTACCATCAGTTTCCAGGACATTAAGGCCAAGAGCACAGCTGGAGCGTCTATCTATATGGCTCGGAATCACATCCTT GCTTGAGTTCCTAGAACCTCCTGCTTTTGAAGAAGGGATACTGGAACGCTATCCCATTTTCTTTGATATAGTGCTCAACCATGTTGGTGGTGATTCAGCTGAATTTTCTCATGCAGTTAGCTGTTTGAAAGAACTTTTTAGAATCCTTG GTTGTAAACTTTGGCTGAGGTCTACATTGTCTCCAAGTGTAATGCGGAACACCCTAATGGGCCAGTGTTTCCACACTCGAAATGAGAAGATCCATAAAGATATTTTTGATCTGTTTCCACCTTTTCTTCAG TCACTTGAGGCTTTGCAGGATGGGGAGCATGAAAAGCAGCGCAgacattttctttattttcttctccaTCAAGTTCCTGTGAGCAGCAACTTTAATGTTCTCACCAGAAAATTGGCATGCAAG ATAGCCCTTCTTATCATTCACCGAGGCTACAAGATGAACCCACCATGCCCCCCAGTTGAATGTGCACATATGTG GGGCCCTTCACTTGTGTCATCTTTGAAGGATTCTTCACTTCATAATTCTCTTCGGCAACCTGCTTTTGATCTAGTACAAACTGTTATAGTGTCTGATGCTGCTGCCCTAGTAACTGCATTGTTGAATAACCCTGCACGTTTGGATGTTGATACACATCTTTCAGTTGAGTTAAATGATGGAAATGATGATGGGCTTCCATTTTCTTCGGATGTTGAAGAAAAGGATGAAAGTTGTTGGAGGGAATTCAGTGCACAGAGTAAAATTACTTCTCAGGAGTACAAAGGATGGATGTGTATTCCCATGTTATGGATTGATGTTCTTGTTGACATTGATCCTTCTATCCTCCCAGTATCATTTTCAAAAGCTGTTTTCTGGTCCCGAACTCATTTAACCATGATAGAGCCTGAAAGTAATGCAGACATGGTACTTGCTGTTAGACCCTGGCTTTCATCTTCAGCCACAGAAATCTCCACTTCATTTGGGTGGAAGGTCCCAACTGGTTTTGATGATGGTGGAGGTGGGAAGGAGTCAAAAAACTCGCTCAGAGTGTCAATGATGCATCTTCCATTGATAAGAACATTCAACAG GTTAACTGCACATTTTTTAGTTCAAATGGGGCAAGGGGAGCTTCGGAAGCAGTGGACATGGGAACCAGGGATGGCAGAGAGCTTGATCCTTTCACTCTTCGATCCTAATGAT AGTGTAAGGCAAGTTGGAAAGTGTCTCCTGGAGCAAGTTTCAAATACAAGGGGTCTTGCATGTGGTCTGGAGTTCCTTTGCTCTAGTGGCTCTTCTTTGTCAGCCACATATTCAGGCTTGAGACATGCTTTAAAAGTG GTTCAATTAGATTCTGTTATATCAAAATATCAGATTTTACAgcatttttactttatattgcGGAAACTACTTAAAGAAGGGGATTCACCCAATCCAGATTTATCTGGAACTccaaatataagaaagtacTCTTGTGAAGGCGGATTTCTGGCACAGCCAGTCTTCAGTTCTTTACCCATAAACATAGATGGGTCTCCATCAAATGTTGACTTCAAATTACAAGAGAATTTCCGCTGTTTACTGTCAGCAGCTGCATGGCCCGCAATTAGGAAGTGCTTGGTAGAAGGGAAAGGATTCATTGATTACAGACTCTGTCAG ATGACTTGCGTCCGTGTACTTGAAATCCTCCCTGTTGTCTACGAGAGACTTTGTCCATCTATCAGAAAAAGGTCAAGGGATTCTGGAAAGACAGTGGAAAATTTGTGGGATTTCATATGGCTACATGATCTGATTGACTGGGGGAGATCATCCCTTAAGGTTGTAGTCGTCTATTGGAAACGGACAGTAACTTCTCTACTTAGTCTGCTCAAGGAATCTTGGAGTAATACTTCTTCATTGGCTTTTAAGGCAATTGAGAATCTTATATCATGCG ATAATGTTAATGTTGATCAGTTGATGGAACAAGTTTCTCACCTTCGTGTTTCATTATCTAAGGAAGTTTCTTATGATAGTGAGATGGCTAAATTAGAAACAACTGCATTACTTCCTGAAGATTTGCCTTCCTTGAGAAGGTATTCAGATTCTGATGCGCTTGTTGTCCCGCTGGATTATACCAATATTGAAACCCTGGACTCAGCATCAGTACCTGATAGAAGGGAGAAAAGTAGCATTATTGTTGTTTCGGATGATGAAGTAGATGAACAGATTTTACATGCTAAGGTCATTCAACCCATCAATGATTCACGTCATGGTCAATTAGACAATCAGACAGTGGCTCCAGCAGCTGAGGAAAGCACTTTGGTAATGGACACCACAAAGGATAGGGTTTCTATCAGTAAGGCTTCAAGGGGTTTATGGAATTCCTTTGAACAGAAGGATGTTTTAGATAGATCTGGCCTCACTTCTCAGAAGCAGGATTCTCATAAATTAAGCAGCAAACCAcccatttctttcaaatcaATAGGGGAAGATTATAACAGAAACAAAGTTGAGTCCAAAGGCAATGTAAATGATGCTTTCTCATCTCAGTGTAAAATTACTTCGAAGAACTCTGATGATGCTCCTGTGAGTGCTAAAAGTATGAATCAGTCTCGTCATAATCTGGTTTCTGAAACTAGAGATTCAATACTGAAAAAGATTGTACGTGATGCTAATGACGATCTATCTGAGTCTGCACTCAAATCTGTGAGACAGCAGCCCTCGCTTCTGGCAAAGTTAAGTGCTTGTGGTCCAAAAAGGCAACTTATCCAACTTAAAACACCTTTTGAAAATAGATGTGGAACTCTACAGCGAATGGGGGCTGTATTCAAAAGGTTTAAGCCTCCAAAGCTTGATGACTGGTATAGACccattttagaaattaattactttGAAGCAGTGGGGTTAGCATCTGCAAGTGAAGATGAGGATCGTACTGTTGGTAGGTTAAAGGAGGTTCCTGTGTGTTTTCAATCACCAGAACAGTATGTTGAAATTTTTCAGCCATTAGTCCTGGAGGAGTTTAAAGCGCAGTTGCATAGTTCCTTTCTGGAGATGTCTTCATGGGAAGACATGTATTATGGAAACCTATCAGTGCTGTCCGTTGAGAGAGTTGATGACTTTCATCTTGTTCGCTTTGTTCATGATGACAATGTTTCTGCATTATCCAAAATCTTTTCAGAGAATGACCTTGTTTTGCTGACAAAAGAGGCTCCGCAAAGTAATTCCCATGATGTTCATATGGTTGGAAAG GTTGAGAGACGGGAGAGAGACAACAAAAGAAGGGCAAGTATGCTTTTAATTAGGTTCTATTTTCTAAATGGATCTTCACGCTTGAATCAAGCGAGGAAGCAACTACTTGAACGTAGCAAATGGCATGCAAGTCGCATCATGAGCATTACACCTCAACTTCGAGAATTTCAAGTGCTATCATCAATAAAGGATATTCCCATTCTTTCAGCTATTTTAAAACCTGTCAAAGATTCTCCAGGTTATAATAAATCACGAGAGCTAGCACTGGGTAGGCTTTCCCAGCCCTTGCAGCAAGCACTGGAGGCATCATTCAATGACAGCCAATTGGAGGCTATCAGTGTTGCAATCGGATTGCCTAATTCGAAGAAAGATTTTGAGTTGTCTCTTATACAGGGTCCTCCAG GTACAGGGAAGACCCGAACTATAGTGGCCATTGTCAGTGGCTTGCTTGGTTCACTACATGGAACAAATGATGCTAAGCATTCTCTAAATGGACGTCCAAATAATAGTTCATGCTCCATGAATACAAGGCCAAAAGTTAGCCAGTCAGTTGCACTTGCAAGGGCGTGGCAGGATGCAGCCTTGGCCAGACAATTGAATGAGGATGTGGGAAGAAATGAGGAGTCACCGGCAGGTTATCTGAAGCGAAGGGTGCTCATTTGTGCTCAATCAAATGCTGCAGTTGATGAGCTGGTGTCAAGAATTTCCAGTGGAGGCCTTTATGGTAGTGATGGGAAAATGTACAAGCCTTATATTGTAAGGGTTGGTAATGCAAAAACAGTTCATCAAAATTCAATGCCCTTCTTTATTGATACACTGGTTGATCATCGACTTGCAGAAGAGAGGAATTTGAGTGATGCTAAGAATGATTCTAGTCTAGTATCTTCTACAGCATTGCGTTCTAATCTTGAAAAGTTAGTAGATCGCATTAGGTACTATGAGGCTAAGCGAGCTAACTTGCAGAACTCGGACCTGAAAAATTCCTTAGATGATGAAATGCTGAAAGGGGATGACAGAAAAGAAATGTCAGATGCCGAATTAGAGGTGAAGCTGCGAAAACTATATGAACAGAAGAaacaaatttttaaagatCTTAGTACTGCTCAGGCACAGGAGAAAAAAACTAACgaagaaattaagaatatgAAACATAAGCTGCGGAAGTCAATACTAAAGGAAGCTGAAATAGTGGTGACTACATTAAGTGGGTCTGGCGGTGATCTTTATGGAGTTTGCTCCGAATCTATGTCAAGTTATAAATTTGGGAACCCATCTGAGCGTACTCTTTTTGATGCAGTTATAATTGATGAGGCAGCACAA GCTCTGGAACCTGCTACTCTGATTCCTCTTCAGCTTTTGAAGTCAAATGGGACCAAATGTATCATG GTTGGTGATCCAAAGCAGCTTCCTGCGACAGTCCTCTCTAATGTTGCAAGCAAATTTCTTTATGAATGCAGTATGTTTGAGCGTCTACAAAGAGCTGGTCATCCTGTTACCATGCTCACTAAACAG TATAGGATGCACCCGGACATTTGCCAGTTTCCTTCCTTGCATTTTTATGATGGGAAGCTGTTGAATGGAGAAAACATGTCAAGCAAATTAGTCCCATTTCATGAGACTGAGGGCCTTGGTCCTTATGCATTCTATGATGTGATTGATGGCCAGGAACTTCGTGGTAAGAATTCTGCTGcattttctctttataatGAGCGCGAGGCTGACGCTGCAGTTGAACTACTTAGATTCTTCAAGAAGAG gcACCCCTCTGAATTTGAAGGTGGAAAAATTGGCATCATAACACCATACAAGTGTCAACTTTCGCTTTTGCGTTCTCGTCTTTCTAGTGCATTTGGGTCTTCGGTTATAGCTGATATGGAGTTTAACACTGTGGATGGTTTTCAAGGCCGAGAAGTAGACATATTGATACTTTCCAGTGTTAGAGCAGGTGAGGCATATACTCATGTAAATGGAGTCAACTCCAGCAGTATTGGATTTGTTGCTGATGTTAGGCGGATGAATGTTGCCCTGACAAGAGCAAAGCTCTCACTTTGGATATTTGGTAATGCAAGGACCTTGCAGGCAAATCATAACTGGGCTGCTCTAATAAAAGATGCCAAACAGAGAAACTTGGTAATCTCTGTAAAAAGGCCATATAAATTTCTTACAACAGCTCCAAGGGATCATTCTGCTCCTGAAAAATCTGATAATCATTCAAGACAAgcaaagaattttgggaattTTAGAGAACCTAGCAAGCAACACAGGAGTTCAAAGCATATTGGCTCTGTGGGAACAGTTACGGAAGACGATGTTTCAGCCAATAAGGATTCTGTCTGTAGTAGCAAAAAAAGAGGTAGAGATGATCATGGCATTCTACCTGTTGATGATAGTGGTGAGAACAGAATTCTAAAGAATGTAAAGTCTCCAATTTCAAGAGAATATCTTAAGGATGGTGGAAGTAAGTGCAGCCACAGAAGCAAGAAGAAACTTGATTCTGAGAATCCTCATGTGAGTAAGAGGACAGATAAATGCATGAATTCAAAGAGTAAATTATGCGAACAAGAAACAAGCAATAAccttaaaaaattcaaatccaATGTGGTAAAAGGACCAAATAAATCCTTTAAGCATGATAGTAATTTGGAAACTTCAACTTCCCCAGCGGAAGATAGCGTTAAAAGGATGGGGGCCAATGATGGTCGGGCTCCTGATCAAATAGGCGCTTCTGAAGACttaatcacaaaaagaaaacaacaacgtgAGGCTGTTGATGCTATTCTTTATTCATCTCTCATTTCTTCCAAGAAGTCGGAACAATCAAAGAAACCTGTACCTACAAAGAGGCTGCTGCCTCCTTCAAGTGTAAATAGTTGTATCAAACCAGCCAAATCTAGAAAAG GTCCATCCGTACCTTGA